A genomic region of bacterium contains the following coding sequences:
- a CDS encoding HDIG domain-containing protein → MNRDDAYLLLTEYTKSDSLIKHALAVEACMRWYAREFQVDQTYYGITGLLHDFDYERFPEPFSADNQPTGHPFAGVQILRDKQYPEEMLEAILGHAHYTNVPRTTQLAKTLFAVDELSGLVTASVYVRPDKSLHTLEVSSVKKKMKDKAFARGVNRDDVMQGAQELGIELDTHIGNVIQAMREVAPALGLNGL, encoded by the coding sequence ATGAACCGTGATGATGCGTACTTGCTCCTAACTGAGTATACGAAAAGTGATAGCTTAATTAAGCATGCCCTGGCGGTTGAGGCCTGCATGCGTTGGTATGCCCGGGAATTTCAAGTCGACCAGACCTATTATGGAATTACTGGCTTGTTGCATGACTTTGACTACGAGCGCTTTCCTGAACCATTTTCTGCAGACAATCAACCAACTGGGCACCCTTTTGCTGGTGTCCAGATTTTAAGGGACAAGCAGTACCCCGAAGAAATGCTGGAAGCGATCTTGGGCCATGCGCACTATACGAATGTCCCACGCACAACTCAGTTAGCGAAGACACTTTTTGCCGTCGATGAATTGTCAGGTTTAGTGACTGCAAGTGTCTATGTTCGCCCTGATAAATCACTACATACTCTTGAAGTCAGTTCAGTGAAGAAGAAGATGAAAGATAAGGCTTTTGCCCGTGGTGTTAACCGCGACGACGTGATGCAGGGTGCGCAAGAGCTAGGCATTGAACTAGATACGCACATTGGAAACGTGATCCAAGCCATGCGTGAAGTTGCTCCGGCACTTGGCTTAAATGGCCTTTAG
- a CDS encoding aldehyde dehydrogenase family protein: MNKILTALNISNTNLSGTFCGQWLSGKSQTINVVSPVTGQQIAEVITTSPNDYETVIQTAQQCFTTLRSMPAPKRGEIVRELAHEFRKYKQPLAELITLEMGKPLQEALGEVQEVIDIADYAVGLSRQLYGSTMHSERPSHRMYEQWHPLGLVGVITAFNFPVAVWSWNALIAAVCGDVVIWKASELTPLTAIAATKIAAEVAAKHGVPGLFTLVTGERALGETLAADQRIPLISATGSCRMGKAVGKVVAERFGRSLLELGGNNALIVLDDANLDLALRAVLFGAVGTAGQRCTTTRRVLVQKGIAAEFTKRLTDAYRQVKVGDPFVAGTMLGPVVSENAVAIYQSAIERIKQEGGKILVGGEILAGLPSNCYVAPTLVQATQSMSITHEETFVPILYLIEVNDLAQAIAIQNDVPQGLSSAVFTNSMQSAEKFLSAQGSDCGIANVNIGTSGAEIGGAFGGEKETGGGREAGSDSWKAYMRRQTVTINYSSELPLAQGIKFGD, encoded by the coding sequence ATGAATAAAATACTCACTGCACTTAATATTTCGAACACGAATTTGAGCGGAACGTTTTGTGGGCAATGGTTGAGCGGTAAATCTCAAACGATTAACGTTGTCTCTCCGGTGACGGGCCAACAAATCGCTGAAGTTATCACAACCTCTCCTAACGATTACGAGACCGTGATTCAAACCGCTCAACAGTGTTTTACTACTTTGCGCTCGATGCCAGCTCCTAAGCGTGGTGAAATTGTGCGCGAGCTTGCGCATGAATTCCGCAAATATAAACAGCCACTGGCGGAGCTGATCACACTTGAAATGGGTAAGCCCCTGCAGGAGGCGCTCGGCGAAGTGCAAGAAGTGATCGATATTGCAGACTATGCTGTAGGACTATCGCGCCAACTTTATGGATCAACCATGCATTCTGAACGGCCAAGTCATAGAATGTACGAGCAGTGGCATCCGCTGGGTTTAGTCGGCGTGATTACGGCATTTAATTTTCCGGTTGCTGTGTGGTCGTGGAACGCACTGATTGCAGCGGTTTGTGGGGACGTAGTGATTTGGAAGGCTTCGGAATTAACACCACTGACAGCGATTGCTGCAACAAAAATCGCAGCAGAGGTAGCTGCTAAGCACGGGGTGCCGGGATTGTTTACACTGGTTACTGGAGAGCGGGCTCTAGGGGAGACGCTAGCTGCGGACCAACGTATTCCCTTAATTAGCGCAACCGGGTCGTGTCGGATGGGAAAAGCTGTGGGCAAGGTTGTGGCCGAACGTTTTGGTCGGTCTCTGCTGGAACTTGGCGGCAATAACGCTTTAATCGTTTTAGATGATGCGAATCTAGATCTCGCACTTCGTGCAGTGCTTTTCGGGGCAGTTGGCACTGCGGGGCAGCGTTGCACTACGACCAGACGCGTCTTGGTGCAAAAAGGGATTGCTGCTGAATTTACCAAGCGCTTAACGGATGCTTATCGCCAAGTTAAAGTTGGCGATCCATTTGTTGCGGGGACGATGCTTGGTCCAGTAGTCAGTGAAAATGCGGTAGCAATTTACCAATCTGCCATTGAGCGAATTAAGCAAGAGGGCGGAAAAATCTTGGTTGGCGGGGAAATTTTAGCTGGCTTGCCATCGAATTGTTATGTGGCACCAACACTTGTCCAGGCAACGCAAAGTATGTCGATTACCCATGAAGAAACTTTCGTGCCGATTCTTTATTTAATTGAGGTTAACGATTTGGCTCAGGCAATTGCGATCCAAAATGACGTGCCGCAGGGGTTAAGCTCTGCAGTATTTACAAACAGCATGCAAAGCGCCGAGAAATTTCTCTCTGCGCAGGGCTCAGATTGTGGGATTGCCAATGTTAATATCGGTACCTCTGGGGCAGAGATCGGCGGGGCCTTTGGTGGCGAGAAAGAAACTGGTGGGGGCCGTGAAGCGGGGTCTGATTCCTGGAAAGCCTATATGCGCCGTCAAACGGTAACAATTAACTACTCAAGTGAGTTGCCACTGGCTCAAGGGATTAAATTTGGTGATTAG
- a CDS encoding choice-of-anchor D domain-containing protein, whose product MFLSSEANLDDIILRRGTLATSSISFESEITVFDGTSSTDHYQKPSISIDGNNKLWVAGVKDTGNELLDHLQAFTARSVNAANGNLSTFETATAVGRKSSLLKDIVIMPQTGSEMYLLMNTDAPNVVGFHFNGTSWSSANTGGDFGWFSFPGGLNSIVYALAVSGSDIYVGGFFTSLGAGVSGSHYFSKYGLAVAVDSDASTEISSLTDTSGDVHMIYTNTDDDIIYRHYDDSGSSWQTSVMLRSTGGVTSPSLAINPTTGDLYAFWIESNDIVYKKGVAPYNSSDWDTNPTTMYGVGNNSFVTTPLPVSEEQLLASWTNGLLIPVNVYTDSISITPEMDLLGNATSIVDGDATPSLTDHTDFGSISSALGTVTRIFTIENTGDFNLSLSGNPRVVIGGTHASDFTVSVHPATPVTVGDSTTFHVIFDPNAVGLRTATVSIDNSDADENPYNFAIQGTGLLDTDGDGDPDVTDPDDDNDGVSDLQEGVDGTDPLDAGSFLQVLGTNLCSDWNGFLDMFNILEHVNLSVATRGFTTTIYNINGVGQSSQNGSVLSGAQTDVLVHDMSGFIDNSYGRVCSAHDGTDGDMDGRIAYYRPNSTGYDFAFTLPFNNALKGRQYVLFNTYQPSLDPADANNFVANWVQVTNLEGSAQTGTIYYYSQAGTVLATDTQTLPAGARRDFSGHQFGLTLVGMIEWRPDNTNALFQMRSTRYFYDNPTLADSFDAAMSLDGIRGSGQALIVPIDTRNSTAVLEVGNATSSSQAIVVQFYSGAGALLGTQNLNLPAYGSAHLVADGVIVNSLGSAKIDGATSQGVVAAAMQYGRTASLGINYVYATPAKQALGLGLKGSYNTFLGQSCELEIVNASSSATTATVGMKRYDGTTVLSGHVINLAANGTAGYNACANDVNDIYGVVTVDAATNNTLTAHIVRQRSANDYRFSTPVRQ is encoded by the coding sequence GTGTTTTTATCCAGCGAGGCGAATTTAGATGACATTATTCTCCGCCGCGGGACACTGGCTACCAGTTCAATCAGCTTTGAATCAGAAATAACTGTATTTGATGGTACGTCTTCGACAGACCATTACCAAAAACCTAGTATTTCGATTGATGGCAACAACAAACTCTGGGTTGCTGGCGTCAAAGACACTGGCAATGAATTATTGGATCACCTGCAGGCCTTCACAGCGCGGTCGGTAAATGCTGCAAATGGTAACCTTTCTACGTTTGAAACTGCAACCGCCGTCGGCCGTAAATCAAGCCTGTTAAAAGACATTGTAATCATGCCGCAGACTGGCTCAGAGATGTATTTATTAATGAACACTGATGCACCAAACGTTGTTGGTTTTCACTTTAACGGGACAAGTTGGTCAAGTGCTAACACGGGTGGAGATTTCGGTTGGTTCAGTTTTCCAGGTGGGCTCAACAGCATCGTCTATGCCCTAGCAGTATCAGGCAGTGACATATACGTCGGAGGGTTTTTTACCTCTCTTGGAGCTGGTGTATCTGGTTCACATTACTTTTCCAAATACGGATTGGCGGTGGCAGTTGATAGTGATGCAAGTACTGAAATCTCAAGTCTGACAGATACTTCCGGCGACGTGCACATGATCTATACAAATACCGATGATGATATAATCTATCGTCATTATGATGATTCAGGATCAAGCTGGCAAACTTCAGTTATGTTGCGCTCAACCGGAGGAGTGACAAGTCCAAGTCTGGCAATCAATCCGACAACCGGCGACTTGTATGCATTCTGGATTGAATCAAACGATATCGTTTATAAAAAAGGCGTTGCTCCATATAATTCCAGTGATTGGGACACAAATCCGACAACCATGTATGGAGTTGGTAATAATTCCTTTGTCACTACTCCTTTGCCAGTATCCGAAGAACAATTACTTGCAAGCTGGACAAACGGACTATTAATTCCAGTCAATGTCTATACTGATTCTATTTCTATAACACCAGAAATGGATCTACTAGGGAATGCAACATCTATTGTAGATGGTGATGCAACGCCATCATTAACTGATCATACAGACTTTGGTTCTATTTCTTCGGCACTGGGCACGGTGACTCGAATATTTACCATTGAAAATACGGGCGATTTCAATCTTAGTCTGAGTGGCAACCCAAGAGTTGTAATCGGTGGAACCCATGCTTCAGATTTTACAGTTAGTGTACACCCAGCAACTCCCGTCACAGTTGGTGATAGCACAACATTCCACGTGATATTTGACCCAAATGCAGTAGGACTGCGTACTGCTACAGTATCTATCGACAATAGTGACGCTGACGAAAACCCCTATAACTTTGCAATTCAAGGTACTGGCCTCTTAGACACTGATGGAGACGGAGACCCAGACGTCACCGATCCAGATGATGACAATGATGGAGTAAGCGACTTACAGGAAGGAGTTGATGGCACCGATCCTCTTGATGCCGGAAGCTTCTTGCAAGTGCTGGGCACAAATCTCTGCTCAGATTGGAACGGCTTCTTAGATATGTTTAATATTCTTGAGCATGTAAACCTGTCAGTTGCTACACGTGGTTTTACAACTACCATTTATAACATTAACGGTGTTGGCCAGAGCTCGCAAAATGGTTCTGTGCTCTCAGGCGCACAAACAGATGTGCTTGTTCATGATATGTCTGGCTTTATTGATAATTCCTATGGTCGTGTTTGTTCTGCACACGATGGAACAGACGGAGATATGGACGGGCGCATTGCTTACTATCGTCCGAATTCAACGGGTTATGACTTTGCTTTCACACTGCCGTTTAATAATGCACTCAAAGGTAGACAGTATGTGTTATTTAACACTTACCAGCCAAGTTTAGATCCTGCTGATGCTAATAACTTTGTAGCAAACTGGGTGCAGGTGACGAATCTGGAAGGCTCAGCTCAAACTGGGACAATCTACTACTACTCGCAAGCAGGAACAGTGCTTGCCACCGATACGCAAACTCTGCCAGCTGGAGCACGCAGGGATTTCTCGGGACATCAGTTTGGACTAACGCTTGTGGGAATGATTGAATGGAGACCAGATAACACTAACGCCTTATTCCAAATGCGCTCGACTCGTTATTTTTATGACAATCCAACGCTGGCTGATAGCTTTGACGCGGCCATGTCACTAGATGGAATTAGAGGCTCTGGCCAAGCTTTAATTGTGCCGATTGATACGAGAAATAGCACGGCGGTGTTAGAAGTCGGAAATGCCACATCTTCGAGTCAGGCGATAGTAGTGCAGTTTTACTCTGGAGCTGGAGCATTACTTGGAACACAGAACTTAAATCTGCCAGCCTATGGTTCAGCACACTTAGTAGCTGATGGAGTGATTGTAAACTCGCTTGGTAGCGCCAAGATTGACGGTGCTACAAGTCAAGGAGTAGTTGCCGCGGCGATGCAATACGGACGCACAGCGTCTCTCGGTATTAACTATGTTTATGCAACTCCAGCCAAGCAAGCACTAGGCTTAGGACTTAAGGGTTCATACAATACGTTTCTGGGGCAGTCGTGTGAATTGGAGATCGTGAATGCTTCATCCAGTGCCACAACGGCGACAGTCGGCATGAAACGCTACGATGGAACGACAGTCTTAAGTGGACATGTGATTAACTTAGCCGCCAATGGGACAGCTGGCTATAACGCCTGCGCTAATGACGTGAATGATATTTACGGTGTAGTGACAGTTGATGCCGCTACGAATAACACCCTTACGGCACACATCGTCCGTCAACGCTCGGCTAACGACTATCGATTCTCTACCCCGGTTAGGCAGTAG
- the topA gene encoding type I DNA topoisomerase, whose protein sequence is MSKSLVIVESPTKAKTITKFLGKDYVVKASFGHVRDLPTSAAEIPAKVKKEPWSRLGINVDNDFEALYVVPAGKKDSVKDLQNALKDAEILYLATDEDREGESISWHLLETLKPKVPVKRLVFHEITKEAIKAAIEHPRDIDENLVRAQETRRLVDRLYGYEISPLLWKKMAAGLSAGRVQSVAVRLLVDRERERIAFKKAAFWGLRATFAKGSEAFDAELTHLAGTRVATGKDFDPNTGAPVIGVTVVNQEQAEKLVHKLAGSDATVSSVEEKPFTQRPAPPFVTSSLQQEANRKLRLSAKRTMQIAQQLYENGLITYMRTDSVTLSTQAIDAARNLIRDSYGKDYLPNEARIYKTSVKNAQEAHEAIRPAGDAFTSIEAVRDQLGPEAAKVYELIWKRTVASQMKDATGTYITVEVDVDQAKFRASGKTIQFPGFLRAYVEGSDDPEADIADQERILPQVSKNENLGRGQYEALERSTQAPARYTEGSLIKELEKRGIGRPSTWATVVDLVLSRDYAFKKNNALVPTFTALAVIGLLEKHFGKLLDYEFTARLEDDLDAISRGEAGSVDYLKHFYFGNGHAGLKGLVQSGEKDIDPREVCGMPLKDSDKLEVRIGKYGPFLSNGTARASIPEGLCPDELTLDAAQTLIESAERGPESIGTDPETAKAIYVKTGRFGPYVQRGESGGEGEEKPKMVSLLKGMQPADVTLELALQLLALPRTLGTNPDNSEVITAAVGRFGPYIKCGSEYRSIPADAEYNVLTINFDQALELARQPKVSRRGAPTKPKALREVGVHPVTEKKISLFEGRYGPYVSDGEINASLRKGMSVTELTLDEAVNLLNERAAKGPVQKKSRKRSDKAATKKSTGKSKKPKASSEADANIVE, encoded by the coding sequence GTGTCAAAGTCGTTAGTAATCGTTGAATCACCAACTAAGGCAAAAACCATTACCAAGTTTCTTGGTAAAGATTATGTTGTTAAAGCCTCCTTCGGTCACGTGCGGGATTTGCCAACAAGTGCTGCTGAGATTCCTGCAAAAGTAAAAAAAGAGCCTTGGTCGCGTTTAGGTATTAACGTCGACAATGATTTTGAAGCCTTATATGTGGTTCCTGCGGGCAAAAAAGATAGCGTCAAAGACTTACAAAATGCCCTGAAAGATGCCGAAATTCTCTATCTCGCAACGGACGAAGACCGTGAAGGAGAGTCAATCAGCTGGCATTTACTGGAAACGCTTAAGCCAAAAGTTCCAGTAAAGCGACTTGTTTTTCACGAAATTACTAAGGAAGCAATTAAAGCAGCAATCGAGCATCCGCGTGATATCGATGAAAATCTTGTGCGCGCCCAAGAAACGCGCCGCCTGGTTGACCGACTTTATGGTTATGAAATCAGCCCGCTACTTTGGAAAAAAATGGCGGCAGGGTTAAGTGCTGGTCGCGTGCAAAGTGTTGCCGTGCGCTTATTGGTTGACCGCGAACGCGAACGCATTGCCTTTAAGAAGGCAGCTTTCTGGGGTTTACGTGCGACTTTTGCCAAGGGTAGCGAAGCTTTTGATGCGGAGCTTACACACTTAGCTGGAACTCGAGTTGCAACTGGCAAGGATTTTGATCCCAATACTGGCGCGCCTGTAATCGGGGTTACCGTTGTTAACCAGGAACAAGCAGAAAAGTTAGTCCATAAACTAGCTGGATCTGACGCCACGGTCTCAAGCGTTGAAGAAAAACCTTTTACGCAAAGACCTGCACCGCCCTTTGTGACGAGCTCATTGCAGCAAGAAGCAAACCGCAAGTTACGCCTTTCTGCTAAGCGCACCATGCAGATCGCTCAGCAGTTATATGAGAACGGTTTAATTACATACATGCGAACCGACTCTGTGACTTTGTCAACGCAAGCAATCGATGCTGCGCGAAATTTAATCCGCGATTCGTATGGCAAAGACTATTTACCGAATGAGGCGCGCATTTATAAGACGTCCGTGAAAAATGCCCAAGAAGCTCACGAAGCGATCCGTCCGGCTGGCGATGCCTTTACGTCAATTGAGGCTGTGCGTGATCAACTTGGACCTGAAGCAGCTAAAGTTTATGAATTGATTTGGAAGCGCACTGTCGCCAGCCAAATGAAAGACGCTACTGGGACATACATCACAGTAGAAGTCGACGTTGATCAGGCAAAATTCCGCGCCAGCGGAAAGACGATTCAGTTTCCAGGATTCTTACGGGCTTACGTCGAAGGTTCAGATGATCCGGAGGCAGACATTGCCGACCAAGAGCGAATTTTACCGCAGGTCTCAAAAAACGAAAATTTAGGTCGAGGTCAGTACGAGGCCTTAGAACGCTCAACTCAGGCCCCTGCTCGCTATACGGAAGGTAGTTTAATTAAGGAACTCGAAAAACGTGGGATTGGTCGACCGAGTACTTGGGCGACAGTTGTTGATTTAGTCTTAAGCCGCGATTACGCATTTAAGAAAAACAACGCGCTAGTGCCAACTTTTACTGCGCTGGCTGTAATTGGGTTGTTGGAAAAGCACTTTGGAAAATTACTCGATTATGAATTTACAGCACGACTTGAAGATGATCTCGATGCGATCTCGCGTGGTGAGGCGGGAAGCGTTGATTACTTAAAACATTTTTATTTCGGCAATGGACATGCGGGACTCAAAGGCCTTGTCCAAAGTGGGGAAAAAGATATTGACCCGCGTGAAGTTTGCGGAATGCCACTTAAGGATAGTGATAAGCTTGAAGTGCGCATTGGCAAGTATGGACCATTTCTTTCAAATGGCACTGCACGCGCCAGTATTCCCGAAGGGCTTTGTCCTGACGAACTAACCTTAGACGCTGCGCAAACTTTAATCGAGAGCGCAGAGCGCGGGCCAGAATCAATTGGCACTGACCCTGAAACAGCAAAAGCGATCTATGTTAAAACTGGACGTTTTGGCCCATATGTACAGCGTGGTGAGAGTGGCGGGGAAGGGGAAGAAAAGCCCAAAATGGTTTCACTCTTAAAGGGCATGCAACCGGCTGATGTAACGCTCGAGCTCGCTTTGCAATTACTTGCTCTGCCGCGCACACTAGGAACGAATCCCGATAACAGTGAAGTGATTACTGCAGCTGTGGGACGTTTTGGCCCATATATCAAATGTGGATCTGAGTATCGTAGTATTCCAGCAGACGCTGAATATAATGTCCTGACAATTAATTTTGACCAGGCGCTAGAGCTTGCAAGACAGCCAAAAGTATCTAGACGTGGGGCCCCGACTAAGCCGAAGGCACTACGCGAAGTTGGCGTTCATCCAGTTACAGAAAAGAAAATTTCTCTGTTTGAGGGACGTTACGGTCCTTATGTCAGTGACGGGGAAATTAATGCTTCGTTGCGTAAGGGTATGAGCGTTACAGAATTAACACTCGATGAAGCTGTGAATTTGCTGAATGAGCGCGCAGCCAAAGGTCCAGTGCAGAAAAAGTCCCGTAAGCGATCGGATAAAGCTGCGACAAAAAAGTCGACCGGAAAATCTAAAAAACCGAAAGCTAGTTCTGAAGCGGATGCCAACATCGTTGAATAA
- a CDS encoding ATP-binding protein — MRYILKDLDKFSDDKFVLLSGPRQVGKTTIAKEWLRTHTLKQKTGIYLNWDIPLDRAKILQQSFLDPLKASHIVFDELHKYQRWKSLLKGLYDGHHQLLKVVVTGSARLDVFQKSGDSLFGRYERLRLHPLTIGELEHGKLLAPPKSWIDLEVKYSNPSLWKQLSLRSGFPEPFYKDDSLQHKRWSTRRRSLLIQEDLRELSQFKTLSLIENLALLLPERCAQRLSINALREELNVAHDTLNSWLDALERLYFCFRLSPYSTKIARSIRKEQKLYLWDWSQIKDPGARFENMVASHLLKSVDAWNDLGYGEFRLQYLRTVDKQEIDFIITADNLPVVAIETKLSRDDPSPAFEKLGNYLESIPKIQLVEKPGIDKKYKYCRVVSADTYLSRLS; from the coding sequence ATGCGATATATTTTAAAAGATTTAGACAAATTTTCTGATGATAAATTTGTATTGTTATCAGGGCCACGGCAAGTTGGCAAGACCACTATCGCCAAAGAATGGTTAAGAACTCATACTTTAAAACAAAAAACCGGGATTTATCTCAATTGGGATATTCCACTTGATCGTGCAAAAATACTTCAGCAAAGCTTTCTAGATCCACTTAAAGCATCGCACATAGTTTTTGATGAACTTCATAAATACCAGCGTTGGAAGTCACTGCTCAAAGGCTTATATGACGGTCATCATCAGTTATTGAAAGTTGTAGTAACAGGTAGTGCCAGACTAGACGTTTTTCAAAAAAGTGGTGACAGCTTATTTGGCCGCTACGAACGCCTGCGTCTTCATCCATTAACAATTGGAGAACTAGAACATGGGAAACTCTTGGCGCCTCCAAAGTCATGGATTGATCTTGAAGTTAAATACTCTAACCCATCGCTCTGGAAGCAATTAAGCTTGCGTAGTGGATTCCCAGAACCATTCTACAAAGATGATTCTTTACAACACAAGCGTTGGTCGACTCGCCGCCGCAGCTTACTGATTCAAGAGGATCTCCGTGAATTATCTCAATTTAAAACCCTGTCATTGATTGAGAATTTAGCGCTGTTACTGCCTGAAAGATGCGCTCAACGCTTGTCAATTAATGCCCTGCGTGAGGAATTGAACGTAGCACATGACACCTTGAACTCTTGGCTTGATGCTCTCGAACGACTATATTTTTGCTTTCGACTGTCTCCATACTCAACAAAAATCGCACGCTCGATTCGCAAAGAGCAAAAACTATATCTCTGGGATTGGTCCCAAATTAAAGACCCTGGCGCGCGTTTTGAAAATATGGTTGCAAGCCACCTGCTAAAGTCTGTCGATGCCTGGAATGATCTGGGCTATGGAGAATTTAGGCTGCAGTACTTGCGCACTGTCGACAAACAAGAAATCGACTTTATTATTACAGCTGACAATCTGCCGGTAGTTGCTATTGAAACAAAACTTTCACGAGATGACCCCAGTCCAGCATTTGAAAAACTCGGCAATTACTTGGAAAGCATTCCTAAAATTCAGCTTGTTGAAAAGCCAGGAATTGATAAGAAATACAAATATTGTCGAGTAGTTTCAGCTGATACTTATCTGAGTAGATTGAGCTAA
- a CDS encoding M48 family metallopeptidase: METYENSPYPQQRRRGFKILPLMLFGLFFIYYYYSNQEVVPITGRKQLVDMNREQEMALGFSSYQQILQQEQIIESGPEVDTIREIGKRIAAVTEDPGFDWEYNLIQSDQVNAFCLPGGKVAVYTGILPVAENTDGLAVIMGHEIAHAIARHGAERMAHQKLAQFGQLALGMSMSEMDDGQKRAVMGAFGLGAQFGVLLPFSRSHESEADYMGLMYVARACFNPEEAPKLWERMAAAQKSQKPAEFMSTHPSDETRIENFKKWMPEALAEREKYCSPAQGSK; encoded by the coding sequence ATGGAAACATACGAGAACTCCCCGTACCCACAGCAACGTCGCCGCGGATTTAAAATCCTGCCCTTGATGCTCTTCGGCTTGTTCTTCATCTACTACTATTATTCCAACCAAGAAGTAGTGCCAATTACCGGACGCAAACAATTGGTTGATATGAATCGTGAGCAAGAAATGGCTCTGGGCTTTAGCTCCTACCAACAAATTCTACAACAAGAACAAATCATTGAAAGCGGGCCTGAAGTCGATACGATTCGTGAAATCGGCAAACGTATTGCCGCCGTCACCGAGGACCCAGGCTTTGATTGGGAATATAATTTAATCCAGTCTGATCAAGTTAACGCCTTCTGTCTCCCTGGCGGTAAAGTCGCAGTTTATACGGGCATACTTCCTGTCGCGGAAAATACTGACGGCTTAGCAGTGATCATGGGGCATGAAATCGCTCACGCGATTGCTCGTCACGGAGCTGAACGCATGGCACATCAGAAGCTTGCACAATTTGGACAACTCGCCTTAGGCATGTCGATGAGTGAAATGGACGATGGTCAAAAGCGTGCCGTGATGGGCGCCTTTGGCCTGGGAGCCCAATTTGGAGTGCTCCTGCCGTTCTCTCGCAGCCATGAATCGGAAGCAGATTACATGGGACTGATGTATGTAGCCCGTGCATGCTTTAATCCTGAAGAGGCTCCAAAACTCTGGGAACGCATGGCAGCTGCACAAAAAAGCCAAAAACCTGCAGAATTTATGTCAACGCATCCCAGCGATGAGACGCGGATTGAAAATTTCAAAAAATGGATGCCCGAAGCGCTCGCGGAACGAGAGAAATACTGCTCCCCAGCTCAAGGCAGTAAATAA
- a CDS encoding L-lysine 6-transaminase: MGTVHSLKTNTTSSANYTSTSPRDVISQTGKYMLADVFNIVLDLDKSHGNRLVDAASGREYLDCFSFIASNPLGYNHPALSDPEFEKKLLRAAKLKPSNSDLWTVELADFVSTFARVGIPAELPHLFLVDGGTLAVENGLKAAFDWKVRLNFMRGMTQERGTKIIHFKEAFHGRSGYGLSLTNTADPKKTKFFPKFDWPRINNPKLSFPVTANVINQVKAEEDAAINEILSILKTEGDDVAAIIIEPIQGEGGDNHFRTEFHQALRRIADENDLLLIYDEVQSGVGLTGKFWAYQHYGMTPDILCFGKKMQVCGILASPRIDTIPNNVFVETSRINSTWGGNLTDMVRAERFLQVIEAEGLVQNAATVGKELLAGLEALEAKYPHLVSNSRGKGLMCAYDLPTTELRDKVTAGAMDRGLIVLKCGFRSVRLRPTLTFSSVEVKEVLGIFEEIIKTL; the protein is encoded by the coding sequence ATGGGTACTGTTCACAGTTTAAAGACAAATACAACTTCTAGTGCAAACTACACTTCGACTTCGCCAAGAGATGTAATTAGCCAAACTGGAAAATATATGCTGGCTGATGTGTTTAATATCGTACTCGATCTCGACAAGAGTCACGGCAACCGCCTGGTCGATGCTGCCTCAGGACGGGAATATCTAGATTGCTTTTCGTTTATTGCCAGTAATCCGCTGGGCTATAATCATCCAGCATTATCCGACCCGGAATTTGAAAAAAAATTGCTTCGTGCGGCAAAACTTAAACCTTCAAACTCTGACCTCTGGACGGTTGAACTTGCAGATTTCGTAAGCACATTTGCCCGCGTGGGAATTCCCGCAGAGTTACCGCATTTGTTTTTGGTTGATGGTGGAACGCTTGCAGTTGAAAATGGTTTAAAAGCAGCCTTCGACTGGAAGGTGCGTTTGAACTTTATGCGTGGCATGACTCAAGAGCGCGGCACGAAAATCATCCATTTCAAAGAAGCTTTTCATGGTCGCTCTGGTTATGGACTCAGTCTGACAAACACTGCTGACCCAAAGAAAACCAAATTTTTCCCCAAGTTTGACTGGCCTAGAATTAATAATCCAAAGCTAAGTTTTCCAGTCACTGCAAATGTGATCAACCAAGTCAAAGCTGAAGAAGATGCGGCAATTAATGAGATTCTCTCGATTTTAAAGACTGAAGGCGACGATGTCGCGGCAATCATCATTGAACCAATTCAAGGCGAAGGCGGAGATAACCATTTCCGCACTGAGTTTCACCAAGCACTACGACGTATTGCTGATGAAAATGATCTGCTCTTAATCTACGATGAAGTTCAGTCTGGGGTTGGTTTAACCGGGAAATTTTGGGCCTACCAGCATTATGGAATGACGCCCGATATTTTATGTTTCGGAAAAAAGATGCAGGTCTGTGGGATTCTTGCTAGCCCGCGCATTGATACTATTCCCAATAACGTCTTTGTAGAAACTTCAAGAATTAACTCAACTTGGGGTGGAAATTTAACTGACATGGTTAGAGCAGAGCGATTTTTGCAAGTAATTGAAGCAGAGGGGCTGGTGCAAAATGCGGCTACTGTGGGCAAGGAGCTTTTAGCTGGATTAGAAGCACTTGAGGCAAAATATCCTCATCTTGTTTCGAATTCACGTGGCAAGGGATTAATGTGCGCCTACGACTTACCGACAACAGAGCTGCGTGACAAAGTTACTGCTGGCGCGATGGATCGCGGATTAATTGTTTTAAAATGTGGCTTTCGCTCAGTGCGACTACGACCAACGCTTACTTTTTCAAGTGTGGAAGTGAAGGAAGTATTAGGTATTTTCGAAGAAATCATTAAAACCCTCTAG